A stretch of Salvelinus alpinus chromosome 4, SLU_Salpinus.1, whole genome shotgun sequence DNA encodes these proteins:
- the zfat gene encoding zinc finger protein ZFAT isoform X1 translates to MATSTAGGTSSIFMCKLCNLFSPHRAQLLSHVSEKHHTEGLNPDDIIVALMPLTAPLEKGGGEHLLKATRDTKGGDSPVKRKRGRPKGSTKKIVADGPNAETTSPNQKKQKQQTVEAQSEAGPVDEEEPEDDNALDCKKCNRVFGNRRQIMKHICLIDLREDEDQEEDNDKEFEAQPGAAEGKEEDRERSSKRPRPLRSEKVSLVKEQEPAGGTKNPIISVVLTAHEALPGATRIVPIEATPAEPVATADTDPQEAGQKRGFQEYSIQQAAYEVPLKSNRIGQTQLKIFTCEYCNKVFKFRHSLQAHLRTHTNEKPFKCPHCDYASAIKANLSVHMRKHTGEKFSCEHCSFQCLSKGHLKVHVERVHHKIKQHCLFCKKKYSDVKNLLKHMRESHDLEDKKVKDSYHEYSLQTREGKRQLLYDCQICDRKFKNELDRDRHMMVHGSERPFGCELCDHGCTKFQALQAHVRKHPFLYVCAACQQKFVSSVRLKAHLKEAHPESEEAAGFSESINSSFCLLEPGDDIKREMLRQDEIRMAEELSLLNAQQEEEEALAGDPSEEQEEALTGDPSEEQEEALTGDPSEEQEEALTGDPSEEQEEALTGDPSEEQEEALTGDPSEEQEEALTGDPSEEQEKALTGDDPSEEQGEEQEEGLGEGEEQGEGLGDEEEQVVPDPGPEGQTVETCVLNQPVQETETLQDRTEPISPEQTQTASKGTTQEVISEERPDKTLVEEDKPHGENNAIVAEQDTLVERPSGKEESVGHQQHPEEDKSSSSTSQGHVEETLRSLVLIQGEVIGQTNASAGPQGEDGTTEERSAFQQILDKLQKRQLNMVVFDRIRKVYGDLECEYCGKLFWYQVHYNMHVRTHTKEHLHYCTQCSYSSITKNCLKRHLIQRHSNILLQCPMEHCQYCTPDKYKLQAHLKTHFDNEKKSVACPVCEETFTEDKLKHHIKNFHPDTPMNTISEALGVRVQMKGLIGKRASKCPYCDSYFMRNGADLQQHIWAHQGVKPFKCSLCDYASRSKSNLKAHMSRHTTEKTHLCDMCGKKFKSKVTLKSHKLMHTEDGKQFKCTECDYSAAQKPLLVRHMEQHASFKPYRCGHCHYSCNIAGPLKRHYSKKHPNQEYCNAGPGPATSEAVEQQGGVKCPVCDYVYGTKWEMNRHLKNKHGLKVIQSDVLGLNQWEVVEQSVEEPLTQYLHITETEDPQGTEAAVSALQDLRFTENGVVSTTTEGLDPTAVNILQQIIELGAESNDATAASMVAMVPGRVTVVEQVTEEEEQGSHTVMIQDPFQQTASMGLGEEHHLVVSSDDVEGMETVTVYTQGEDASQFIVYVQEAVQTEEHTVESI, encoded by the exons ATAGCCCTGTTAAGAGAAAACGAGGACGTCCTAAGGGCTCAACCAAGAAGATTGTAGCTGATGGGCCCAATGCAGAGACTACTAGCCCCAACCAGAAAAAGCAGAAACAACAGACAGTAGAGGCCCAATCAGAAGCTGGGCCAGTGGACGAGGAAGAGCCAGAGGACGACAATGCCCTTGACTGCAAGAAGTGCAACCGAGTGTTCGGCAACAGACGACAGATCATGAAACACATCTGCTTGATAGACCTCAGAGAGGATGAGGATCAGGAGGAGGACAATG ACAAAGAGTTTGAGGCTCAACCTGGCGCAGCAGAAGGCAAAGAGGAGGATAGGGAGAGAAGCTCAAAGAGGCCACGGCCACTCCGCTCTGAGAAGGTTTCCCTTGTGAAGGAGCAGGAACCAGCAGGAGGCACCAAGAACCCCATCATCAGTGTGGTTCTGACCGCTCATGAGGCACTTCCTG GTGCGACAAGGATAGTGCCGATCGAGGCAACCCCGGCTGAGCCGGTTGCTACAGCAGACACAGACCCTCAGGAGGCAGGACAGAAGAGAGGATTTCAGGAATATTCCATACAACAAGCTGCTTATGAAGTGCCATTAAAGTCAAACAG AATAGGCCAGACCCAGTTGAAGATCTTCACCTGCGAATACTGCAACAAGGTCTTCAAGTTCCGCCACTCCTTGCAGGCCCATCTGCGAACCCACACCAACGAGAAGCCCTTCAAGTGCCCACACTGCGACTACGCCAGCGCCATCAAAGCCAACCTCAGCGTTCACATGCGCAAGCACACGGGAGAGAAGTTCAGCTGTGAACACTGCTCCTTCCAGTGCCTCAGCAAGGGCCACCTCAAGGTGCACGTGGAGAGAGTTCACCACAAGATCAAGCAGCACTGTCTCTTCTGCAAGAAGAAGTACTCTGATGTGAAGAACCTGCTCAAACACATGAGGGAGAGCCACGACCTAGAGGACAAGAAG GTGAAGGACTCGTACCATGAGTACAGTCTACAGACCAGAGAAGGCAAGAGGCAGCTCCTCTACGACTGCCAGATCTGCGACCGCAAGTTCAAGAACGAGCTGGACCGTGACCGCCACATGATGGTCCACGGTAGCGAGAGGCCATTCGGCTGCGAGTTGTGTGACCACGGCTGCACCAAGTTCCAGGCTCTCCAGGCTCACGTCCGTAAGCATCCCTTCCTCTACGTGTGTGCCGCCTGCCAGCAGAAGTTTGTCAGCTCCGTGCGGCTGAAGGCCCACCTGAAGGAGGCTCACCCAGAGTCAGAGGAGGCGGCTGGGTTCTCAGAGTCCATCAACAGCAGCTTCTGTCTGCTGGAGCCGGGGGACGACATCAAGAGAGAGATGCTGAGACAGGATGAGATCAGAATGGCTGAGGAGCTATCTCTACTCAACGcccagcaggaggaggaggaggccctCGCTGGTGACCCttcagaggagcaggaggaggcccTCACTGGTGACCCttcagaggagcaggaggaagccCTCACTGGTGACCCttcagaggagcaggaggaggcccTCACTGGTGACCCttcagaggagcaggaggaggcccTCACTGGTGACCCttcagaggagcaggaggaggcccTCACTGGTGACCCttcagaggagcaggaggaggcccTCACTGGTGACCCTTCGGAGGAGCAGGAGAAGGCCCTCACTGGTGATGACCCTtcagaggagcagggagaggaacaggaggaagggctgggagagggggaggaacagGGAGAGGGGCTGGGGGATGAGGAGGAACAGGTGGTCCCTGATCCGGGCCCTGAGGGGCAGACTGTAGAGACATGCGTGTTGAACCAACCTGTACAAGAGACTGAGACTCTACAAGACAGAACTGAGCCAATCAGTCCTGAACAAACCCAGACAGCAAGCAAAGGCACGACCCAGGAAGTAATCAGTGAGGAGAGACCTGATAAGACACTGGTGGAGGAAGACAAGCCTCATGGGGAGAATAACGCCATTGTGGCTGAACAAGACACTTTGGTAGAAAGGCCTTCAGGCAAGGAGGAGTCAGTGGGCCACCAGCAGCATCCAGAAGAAGACAAAAGTTCTTCATCAACATCACAAGGTCATGTTGAGGAGACTCTCCGGTCTTTGGTTCTGATTCAGGGGGAGGTCATAGGTCAAACAAACGCTTCAGCTGGCCCACAAGGAGAAGATGGCACAACGGAGGAGAGGAGCGCTTTCCAACAGATTCTAGATAAGTTGCAGAAAAGGCAGCTGAACATGGTTGTCTTTGACAGAATCCGAAAAGTATACGGGGACCTGGAATGTGAATACTGTG GAAAGCTCTTCTGGTACCAGGTGCACTACAACATGCATGTGCGTACTCACACAAAAGAGCATCTACATTACTGTACCCAGTGCAGCTATTCTTCCATCACCAAGAACTGTCTGAAGCGACATCTGATCCAGAGACACAGTAACATCCTGCTCCAGTGCCCCATGGAACACTGTCAGTACTGCACACCTGACAAGTACAAGCTGCAGGCCCACCTCAAAACACACTTTGACAAC GAGAAGAAAAGCGTTGCTTGCCCTGTGTGTGAGGAAACGTTCACTGAAGATAAACTTAAACATCATATCAAGAACTTTCATCCAG ATACGCCGATGAACACCATCTCCGAGGCGCTTGGGGTGAGGGTGCAGATGAAGGGCTTGATCGGGAAGAGGGCTTCTAAGTGTCCTTACTGTGACAGCTACTTCATGAGGAACGGAGCTGATCTGCAGCAGCACATCTGGGCTCACCAAG GAGTGAAGCCCTTCAAGTGTTCCCTGTGTGACTACGCCAGCCGCAGTAAGAGCAACCTGAAGGCCCACATGAGCAGACACACCACGGAGAAGACACACCTGTGTGACATGTGTGGCAAGAAGTTCAAGTCCAAGGTCACTCTGAAGAGCCACAAGCTGATGCACACAGAGGACG GTAAGCAGTTCAAATGTACAGAGTGTGATTACAGCGCTGCACAGAAACCTCTACTGGTACGACACATGGAGCAGCACGCCTCTTTCAAG CCCTACCGCTGCGGCCACTGTCACTACTCCTGTAACATAGCAGGACCCCTGAAGAGACATTACAGCAAGAAGCACCCCAACCAGGAGTACTGTAACGCAGGGCCTGGGCCAGCCACCTCTGAGGCTGTGGAGCAGCAAG GTGGAGTGAAGTGTCCTGTGTGTGACTATGTGTACGGTACCAAGTGGGAGATGAACAGACACCTGAAGAACAAGCATGGCCTCAAAGTGATTCAGAGTGACGTGCTTGGTCTCAACCAATGGGAG GTGGTGGAGCAGTCAGTGGAGGAGCCCCTTACCCAGTACCTCCACATCACTGAGACAGAGGACCCTCAGGGGACCGAAGCTGCCGTGTCGGCCCTCCAGGACCTCAGGTTCACAGAGAACG GGGTGGTGTCGACCACCACAGAAGGGCTGGATCCCACAGCGGTTAACATCCTGCAGCAGATCATTGAGCTGGGGGCAGAGTCTAATGATGCCACAGCAGCCTCCATGGTGGCCATGGTCCCTGGCAGAGTGACCGTGGTGGAGCAG GTgactgaggaggaggagcaggggagcCACACTGTGATGATCCAGGACCCCTTCCAGCAGACAGCCTCCATGGGGCTGGGTGAGGAGCACCATCTGGTGGTGTCGTCTGATGATGTGGAGGGCATGGAGACGGTCACCGTGTACACTCAGGGAGAGGACGCCTCCCAGTTCATTGTCTATGTCCAAGAGGCTGTGCAGACCGAGGAGCATACTGTGGAATCTATCTGA
- the zfat gene encoding zinc finger protein ZFAT isoform X2 codes for MCKLCNLFSPHRAQLLSHVSEKHHTEGLNPDDIIVALMPLTAPLEKGGGEHLLKATRDTKGGDSPVKRKRGRPKGSTKKIVADGPNAETTSPNQKKQKQQTVEAQSEAGPVDEEEPEDDNALDCKKCNRVFGNRRQIMKHICLIDLREDEDQEEDNDKEFEAQPGAAEGKEEDRERSSKRPRPLRSEKVSLVKEQEPAGGTKNPIISVVLTAHEALPGATRIVPIEATPAEPVATADTDPQEAGQKRGFQEYSIQQAAYEVPLKSNRIGQTQLKIFTCEYCNKVFKFRHSLQAHLRTHTNEKPFKCPHCDYASAIKANLSVHMRKHTGEKFSCEHCSFQCLSKGHLKVHVERVHHKIKQHCLFCKKKYSDVKNLLKHMRESHDLEDKKVKDSYHEYSLQTREGKRQLLYDCQICDRKFKNELDRDRHMMVHGSERPFGCELCDHGCTKFQALQAHVRKHPFLYVCAACQQKFVSSVRLKAHLKEAHPESEEAAGFSESINSSFCLLEPGDDIKREMLRQDEIRMAEELSLLNAQQEEEEALAGDPSEEQEEALTGDPSEEQEEALTGDPSEEQEEALTGDPSEEQEEALTGDPSEEQEEALTGDPSEEQEEALTGDPSEEQEKALTGDDPSEEQGEEQEEGLGEGEEQGEGLGDEEEQVVPDPGPEGQTVETCVLNQPVQETETLQDRTEPISPEQTQTASKGTTQEVISEERPDKTLVEEDKPHGENNAIVAEQDTLVERPSGKEESVGHQQHPEEDKSSSSTSQGHVEETLRSLVLIQGEVIGQTNASAGPQGEDGTTEERSAFQQILDKLQKRQLNMVVFDRIRKVYGDLECEYCGKLFWYQVHYNMHVRTHTKEHLHYCTQCSYSSITKNCLKRHLIQRHSNILLQCPMEHCQYCTPDKYKLQAHLKTHFDNEKKSVACPVCEETFTEDKLKHHIKNFHPDTPMNTISEALGVRVQMKGLIGKRASKCPYCDSYFMRNGADLQQHIWAHQGVKPFKCSLCDYASRSKSNLKAHMSRHTTEKTHLCDMCGKKFKSKVTLKSHKLMHTEDGKQFKCTECDYSAAQKPLLVRHMEQHASFKPYRCGHCHYSCNIAGPLKRHYSKKHPNQEYCNAGPGPATSEAVEQQGGVKCPVCDYVYGTKWEMNRHLKNKHGLKVIQSDVLGLNQWEVVEQSVEEPLTQYLHITETEDPQGTEAAVSALQDLRFTENGVVSTTTEGLDPTAVNILQQIIELGAESNDATAASMVAMVPGRVTVVEQVTEEEEQGSHTVMIQDPFQQTASMGLGEEHHLVVSSDDVEGMETVTVYTQGEDASQFIVYVQEAVQTEEHTVESI; via the exons ATAGCCCTGTTAAGAGAAAACGAGGACGTCCTAAGGGCTCAACCAAGAAGATTGTAGCTGATGGGCCCAATGCAGAGACTACTAGCCCCAACCAGAAAAAGCAGAAACAACAGACAGTAGAGGCCCAATCAGAAGCTGGGCCAGTGGACGAGGAAGAGCCAGAGGACGACAATGCCCTTGACTGCAAGAAGTGCAACCGAGTGTTCGGCAACAGACGACAGATCATGAAACACATCTGCTTGATAGACCTCAGAGAGGATGAGGATCAGGAGGAGGACAATG ACAAAGAGTTTGAGGCTCAACCTGGCGCAGCAGAAGGCAAAGAGGAGGATAGGGAGAGAAGCTCAAAGAGGCCACGGCCACTCCGCTCTGAGAAGGTTTCCCTTGTGAAGGAGCAGGAACCAGCAGGAGGCACCAAGAACCCCATCATCAGTGTGGTTCTGACCGCTCATGAGGCACTTCCTG GTGCGACAAGGATAGTGCCGATCGAGGCAACCCCGGCTGAGCCGGTTGCTACAGCAGACACAGACCCTCAGGAGGCAGGACAGAAGAGAGGATTTCAGGAATATTCCATACAACAAGCTGCTTATGAAGTGCCATTAAAGTCAAACAG AATAGGCCAGACCCAGTTGAAGATCTTCACCTGCGAATACTGCAACAAGGTCTTCAAGTTCCGCCACTCCTTGCAGGCCCATCTGCGAACCCACACCAACGAGAAGCCCTTCAAGTGCCCACACTGCGACTACGCCAGCGCCATCAAAGCCAACCTCAGCGTTCACATGCGCAAGCACACGGGAGAGAAGTTCAGCTGTGAACACTGCTCCTTCCAGTGCCTCAGCAAGGGCCACCTCAAGGTGCACGTGGAGAGAGTTCACCACAAGATCAAGCAGCACTGTCTCTTCTGCAAGAAGAAGTACTCTGATGTGAAGAACCTGCTCAAACACATGAGGGAGAGCCACGACCTAGAGGACAAGAAG GTGAAGGACTCGTACCATGAGTACAGTCTACAGACCAGAGAAGGCAAGAGGCAGCTCCTCTACGACTGCCAGATCTGCGACCGCAAGTTCAAGAACGAGCTGGACCGTGACCGCCACATGATGGTCCACGGTAGCGAGAGGCCATTCGGCTGCGAGTTGTGTGACCACGGCTGCACCAAGTTCCAGGCTCTCCAGGCTCACGTCCGTAAGCATCCCTTCCTCTACGTGTGTGCCGCCTGCCAGCAGAAGTTTGTCAGCTCCGTGCGGCTGAAGGCCCACCTGAAGGAGGCTCACCCAGAGTCAGAGGAGGCGGCTGGGTTCTCAGAGTCCATCAACAGCAGCTTCTGTCTGCTGGAGCCGGGGGACGACATCAAGAGAGAGATGCTGAGACAGGATGAGATCAGAATGGCTGAGGAGCTATCTCTACTCAACGcccagcaggaggaggaggaggccctCGCTGGTGACCCttcagaggagcaggaggaggcccTCACTGGTGACCCttcagaggagcaggaggaagccCTCACTGGTGACCCttcagaggagcaggaggaggcccTCACTGGTGACCCttcagaggagcaggaggaggcccTCACTGGTGACCCttcagaggagcaggaggaggcccTCACTGGTGACCCttcagaggagcaggaggaggcccTCACTGGTGACCCTTCGGAGGAGCAGGAGAAGGCCCTCACTGGTGATGACCCTtcagaggagcagggagaggaacaggaggaagggctgggagagggggaggaacagGGAGAGGGGCTGGGGGATGAGGAGGAACAGGTGGTCCCTGATCCGGGCCCTGAGGGGCAGACTGTAGAGACATGCGTGTTGAACCAACCTGTACAAGAGACTGAGACTCTACAAGACAGAACTGAGCCAATCAGTCCTGAACAAACCCAGACAGCAAGCAAAGGCACGACCCAGGAAGTAATCAGTGAGGAGAGACCTGATAAGACACTGGTGGAGGAAGACAAGCCTCATGGGGAGAATAACGCCATTGTGGCTGAACAAGACACTTTGGTAGAAAGGCCTTCAGGCAAGGAGGAGTCAGTGGGCCACCAGCAGCATCCAGAAGAAGACAAAAGTTCTTCATCAACATCACAAGGTCATGTTGAGGAGACTCTCCGGTCTTTGGTTCTGATTCAGGGGGAGGTCATAGGTCAAACAAACGCTTCAGCTGGCCCACAAGGAGAAGATGGCACAACGGAGGAGAGGAGCGCTTTCCAACAGATTCTAGATAAGTTGCAGAAAAGGCAGCTGAACATGGTTGTCTTTGACAGAATCCGAAAAGTATACGGGGACCTGGAATGTGAATACTGTG GAAAGCTCTTCTGGTACCAGGTGCACTACAACATGCATGTGCGTACTCACACAAAAGAGCATCTACATTACTGTACCCAGTGCAGCTATTCTTCCATCACCAAGAACTGTCTGAAGCGACATCTGATCCAGAGACACAGTAACATCCTGCTCCAGTGCCCCATGGAACACTGTCAGTACTGCACACCTGACAAGTACAAGCTGCAGGCCCACCTCAAAACACACTTTGACAAC GAGAAGAAAAGCGTTGCTTGCCCTGTGTGTGAGGAAACGTTCACTGAAGATAAACTTAAACATCATATCAAGAACTTTCATCCAG ATACGCCGATGAACACCATCTCCGAGGCGCTTGGGGTGAGGGTGCAGATGAAGGGCTTGATCGGGAAGAGGGCTTCTAAGTGTCCTTACTGTGACAGCTACTTCATGAGGAACGGAGCTGATCTGCAGCAGCACATCTGGGCTCACCAAG GAGTGAAGCCCTTCAAGTGTTCCCTGTGTGACTACGCCAGCCGCAGTAAGAGCAACCTGAAGGCCCACATGAGCAGACACACCACGGAGAAGACACACCTGTGTGACATGTGTGGCAAGAAGTTCAAGTCCAAGGTCACTCTGAAGAGCCACAAGCTGATGCACACAGAGGACG GTAAGCAGTTCAAATGTACAGAGTGTGATTACAGCGCTGCACAGAAACCTCTACTGGTACGACACATGGAGCAGCACGCCTCTTTCAAG CCCTACCGCTGCGGCCACTGTCACTACTCCTGTAACATAGCAGGACCCCTGAAGAGACATTACAGCAAGAAGCACCCCAACCAGGAGTACTGTAACGCAGGGCCTGGGCCAGCCACCTCTGAGGCTGTGGAGCAGCAAG GTGGAGTGAAGTGTCCTGTGTGTGACTATGTGTACGGTACCAAGTGGGAGATGAACAGACACCTGAAGAACAAGCATGGCCTCAAAGTGATTCAGAGTGACGTGCTTGGTCTCAACCAATGGGAG GTGGTGGAGCAGTCAGTGGAGGAGCCCCTTACCCAGTACCTCCACATCACTGAGACAGAGGACCCTCAGGGGACCGAAGCTGCCGTGTCGGCCCTCCAGGACCTCAGGTTCACAGAGAACG GGGTGGTGTCGACCACCACAGAAGGGCTGGATCCCACAGCGGTTAACATCCTGCAGCAGATCATTGAGCTGGGGGCAGAGTCTAATGATGCCACAGCAGCCTCCATGGTGGCCATGGTCCCTGGCAGAGTGACCGTGGTGGAGCAG GTgactgaggaggaggagcaggggagcCACACTGTGATGATCCAGGACCCCTTCCAGCAGACAGCCTCCATGGGGCTGGGTGAGGAGCACCATCTGGTGGTGTCGTCTGATGATGTGGAGGGCATGGAGACGGTCACCGTGTACACTCAGGGAGAGGACGCCTCCCAGTTCATTGTCTATGTCCAAGAGGCTGTGCAGACCGAGGAGCATACTGTGGAATCTATCTGA